The genomic segment GCCGCCGATCTTCCCGTCGTCGAACCAGATCGATTCGCCCGCCTTCACGTCGTCGAACACCTCGGGAATCGAGCAGCCGATCTGGGCCGGGGTCAGAATGCGCCCCGCGCTGTCGAAGGTGGCCGGGCGCCCGGGGCGGAGATCGCGGGTGAGGACGAGCGCGTCGCCGTTGTGGAGGGAAATGGCGCTCTCGCCGGCCGGGAGCCCGCCGACGGCGGCCGTGCGGTCCGCCGCGACTTCGTGCTCGCGCGTCAGGACGGTCCCGGGAACGACGTACGCCGTCTTCGCCGCTTCGGCCCAGCACCCGGGTTCGGTCACGTCCACGACCGTCCAGATCCGCCGGGCGCGCGCGCGTCGATGAGGGCCAACTGCTCGCCGGCGCGGACCCGGGCCAACCAGACCGCGGGCACCGGCAGGACCGCGTCCGCCGCCGCGGGCGCCGGGGCGGGCGCCTCGGCCGCGGTCAGCCAGACCCGCGCGGGCCGTGACGCGCCCGAACACGTCGCGGCGGGGGCGGATCCGCACCACCGCGGGTCCCGGCTCCAACGGCCCGGTCCGGAGTTTCGGCCCGGCCAGGTCCATGAACACCCGGCACGACCGCCCCAACTCCTGCTCCGCCCGCCGCAGGTGTTCGATCATCCGCCCCCAGGCGGCGGGGCCGTCGTGGGCGCAGTTGATGCGCATACACTCCATGCCCTGTTGGAGCAGGTCGTGCACGAGCTCGTAGTCGTCCGCGGCCTCGCCCGGCATGGTCACCATGATCCGCACCCCGCGGTTGGGTGCGGCCGCGCCCAGTAGCGATTCCGCGTGTTCGGAGAGGAGCCGGTCGCCGGTATCACAGTCGACGCCGGTCCCCGCGGGTGCCGGCCCTGAGCCCCCGTTCAGGCGGTGCAGGACGTCCAGAACCGCGTCCACCGCCGCGAGGACGTGCGATTCGGCCCGCCCGAGCGAGGACAGGCCCATCGCGGCCAACTGCGCCTGCAACGGGCGCAAGTCGCGGCGCCGGAGGACGAGGTAGTGCAAAAGGTTCCGGGCGCTCTCCCGGAACGTGGGGTGGACCGTACCGAGACGGGCCTGTGCCCCGGCCGACTCGGAGATCATTTCTGTGCGGATGGCGACGAGCTCCTTGAGGACGCTCTCGATTTTCGCCTTCACCAGCCGTTCCCCATCGGCGTTTTTCGGTGTCAAAATGCTCTCCGTGGGAGGACGTCGGGACGGTGCGAGCCGGCCCGACCGACACGGGGCACCGCGTGTCCTTGGTGGACTGTATCAGGTCACCGGGTGAGGTGTCGCCACACGTCCGGTGGTGATCGAGGTGCCCTCACGAATCGTCGACCCGGCGAGAACGAAATTCCGCAGTGTTGTCGGCGGCTTTCTTCTTGAACAGGCCAATTGCCGAAACGTGACGGGCCAGAGACCTCTGCAGAGCCGTATTCCGGATGTGTGGCGAACGCAAGCTGGCCGAAATGGCTATTTCACGCGATTTGGCTGCAACATGAAGGTTCAGACGTGACAATAATTCAGATCCGGCCAATTATTCGCGATCGACCGGATTTTCCGCCTGCTACGGTTCTTTTTCTCGCCCTATCCGAAACGCTGTTCTAGACTCGAAGCGTGGGTTGCGCGTCCCCAATCCCGCGCGGACCGCCGAACGCTGAACGTATACAAGGGCCGTCCATGACAACACCCGTTACTGCCGCCCACTCGGACGAAACTGTCCCGGTCCGCCCGTCCCCGCTCGTCAAGCGGGTGTTCGGCGAACCGCGGTTTCACACCGACGGCGACATTGCCGCCGTCGCCTTCGCCGCGGACGGCACGCTGCTCTCGATCGACGAAGCCGGGGTCCTCCGCCACTGGGCCGCCGACGGCAAGTTGCTCGGCCGGCACTTCCTCAGCGACCTCGAAACGCTGTGGTGCTTCAACCCGACCGCGACCGTTCTTGCTAGTGGCAACGACGACCTGATCCTGTGGGACGCCACCAGCGGGCAGCTCCTCAACCGCATCGAGCAGCCGTCCGGACCCGAGGCGTGGATCACCGCCCTCGCGTTCAGCGCCGACGGCCGCACCGTCGCCAGCGGGCACGACGACGGGAAGGTGTATTTCTGGGACGTGGCCGCTCAGAAGTTCCTGGGCGTGATCCAGGCCCATCCCGAAAAGCCGACCAAAAAGGCGGTGTCCGCGATCGCGTTCTCGCCCAACGGCGCGTTCGTCGCGACCGCGGGCGAGGACCTCGCGGTCCGCGTGTGGGACGCCGATTCGCACGCGCTGGTGGCCGAACTCAAGAGCCACACCGACCGCGTCCCGTCGCTGGCGTGGGCGCCCGACTCCCAACTGCTCGTCTCGGCCGGGTGGGACACCTCCGCCCGCGCGTGGCGGCCGCCGCACCCGGACCCGCTCATGCTGCTCAACAGCCACGCGGACCAGGTGACCGTGACCGCGTACAGCCCGGACGGCAAGTACCTCGCCTGCGCCGACTCGGACAACGACATCCACCTGTGGCTGGACGCCGAAGCGGCCGCCCGCGGCCCGGTGCTCCGCGGCCACAACGAAGAGATCCGCAGCCTCTGCTTCAGCCCGGACGGGACGAAGCTCGCCAGCGCCGGTGCGGACCGCGTGGTCCACGTGTGGGACGTGCGGGACGGTAAGCTGCTCGCGGGGCCGAACCCGAAGGGCCGGCACGCGATCGCGGTCATCCCCGGCGCGCCGCTCAAGCTCGCCAGCTCCGGCGCCACGAATGTGCGCGTCTGGGACGTGGAGACCGGCGACGAGGTGGCCCCGACGAACCTGTGCCCCGCGTTCTCCGTCGCGGCCAGCCCGGACGGGAAGTGGCTCGCCGTCGGCGGCACCGACTATTTCACGCAACTGTGGGACGCGGCCGAGGGGCACCTCGCGGCCTCCCTGGAAGCGACCAAGCCGCCGGTCGGGTTCGTCACGTTCAGCCCGGACTCGAAGTTGCTGGTTCACACTAGCCCGGCCGACGGGCTCGTGTGGGTGTGGACCTGCGCCACCGGCCAGCCCGACCTGATCCTGGTCGAAGCGGCCGACGCCTGCACGCTGGAAGCGGTCGCGGTGCACCCGAACGGCCGGTGGGTGGCGTGCGGCGGGATCGACTACATGGGCACCGGCGAGCGCGACGGCGCGGTGTGCCTGTGGGACCTGTCGACCAAGGAGAAGCTGTACACGATCGACGTGGGCGTGGTGTCGCTGGCGTTCGACCCGCAGGGCAAGTACCTGGCGGGCGCGGGCCTCGACGACGCCGTCTACGTGTGGGACGCGGAGACGCAGACCACGGTGTTCGTGTTCGGCGGGCACCAGCAGAACATCAACGTGGTGGCCTTCGACCCGTCGGGCAGCTACCTGCTGAGCGGCGGCGACGACGGCACCGTGCGGGCGTGGGACGTGCTGAGCGGCCGGCAGCTCGTGGCCCGCGCGTTCGACAGCCCGGTCCAGTCGCTCGTGTTCAGCCCGGACGGCAAGTACCTGTTCTGCGGCAACGGGAACACGACCTGCTACCAGGTCGAGTTCAAGAAGTTCCTCGAAGAGTGATCGCCGCCGGCGCACGAAACGACCGCGGCCGGGGTTGCCCCCGGCCGCGGTCGTTTATGACGGCCATGGTGCACCCCACGCGCTCGCGGGGGGACGATTTGAAGCCGCGTCGCTATTTACAAATCGGCCCAAATGTCCTTGACATCTCCGCCACTCGCGGTATAGCGGGCGGTTCTACTGCGCTCAACGCGATCTATCCGGGAGGTGCCGCATGGATGCGGCCGACTCGCCTGCTTCGCCGGTTTCGGTCCCGCTCGCGCGCCGGCGCCGCGGCGCGATCCTCCGGGTGTGCGCGCTGTTCCTGCCGCTCACCTGCGTCGCCACGCTCGGCGGCATTGCCGCGTACGCGCAGCAACCGGTCCGGCCGGCCGGCGGCACGACGCCGTCGAGCGGCCTCACACCCGACGGCACCCGCGACCTCAAGAACCCGGACTGGCCCACCGACCCGGCCGACCCGTTCCCGATGCCGCCCGAGCTGGCCAACGTCGAGCTGATGAAGCAGACGGCGGCCGAGGCGTACAGCAAGTCCGTCGGGTGCATGGCCTGCCACAAGGGCGTGGGGGACCCGCACGGCAAGGACACGCTCCGCATCGGCTGCACCGACTGCCACGGCGGCGACGCGTCCGCCGCCGACAAGAACAAGGCCCACGTGCTGCCCAAGAACCCGCAGCTCTGGCTCAGCTCCGCCAACCCGGTCCGCAGCTACACCCTGCTCAACCACGAGTCGCCGCAGTTCGTCCGGTTCGTGAACCCCGGCGACTTCCGCATCGCCCACATCAGTTGCGGCACGTCCGGCTGTCACCCCAAAGAGGTCCAGACGAACCGCAAGCAGATCATGGCGACCGGGTGCATGCTCTGGGGCGCCGCCGCGTACAACAACGGCACCCTGCCGGTCAAGAAGGCGGTCCTCGGTGAGGCCTACGGGATGAACGGCGCGCCGCTGCGCCTCAAGACGTACCCGCCGCCGACCCCCGAGGAGTCGGCCAAAAAGGGCGTGATCGCCCAGCTCGACCCGCTCCCGCGGTTCGAGATGAGCCAGCCGGGTAACGTGCTCCGCATCTTCGAGCCGGGCGGGCGGTTCCTCACGGAAATCGGCATCCCCGAAAAGGACGAAGAACCGGGCCGCCCGCGCACCCGGCTGAGCGTCCGCGGGCTCGGCACCGGCAACCGCACCGACCCGGTCCTCGTCAGCGCCGGCAAGACCCGCCTGTTCGACCCGACGCTCAACTTCCTGGGCACCAACGACAACCCCGGCGACTACCGCAGCAGCGGGTGCAGCGCGTGCCACGTCGTGTACGCCAACGACCGGTCCCCGATCCACTCCGGCCCGTACGCCAAGTACGGCAACCGCGGGTTCAGCGCGAACCCGGACCCGATGATCCCGGCCCACGAGAGCGGGCACCCCATCGACCACAAGTTCACGAACGCCATCCCGACCAGCCAGTG from the Frigoriglobus tundricola genome contains:
- a CDS encoding WD40 repeat domain-containing protein, with translation MTTPVTAAHSDETVPVRPSPLVKRVFGEPRFHTDGDIAAVAFAADGTLLSIDEAGVLRHWAADGKLLGRHFLSDLETLWCFNPTATVLASGNDDLILWDATSGQLLNRIEQPSGPEAWITALAFSADGRTVASGHDDGKVYFWDVAAQKFLGVIQAHPEKPTKKAVSAIAFSPNGAFVATAGEDLAVRVWDADSHALVAELKSHTDRVPSLAWAPDSQLLVSAGWDTSARAWRPPHPDPLMLLNSHADQVTVTAYSPDGKYLACADSDNDIHLWLDAEAAARGPVLRGHNEEIRSLCFSPDGTKLASAGADRVVHVWDVRDGKLLAGPNPKGRHAIAVIPGAPLKLASSGATNVRVWDVETGDEVAPTNLCPAFSVAASPDGKWLAVGGTDYFTQLWDAAEGHLAASLEATKPPVGFVTFSPDSKLLVHTSPADGLVWVWTCATGQPDLILVEAADACTLEAVAVHPNGRWVACGGIDYMGTGERDGAVCLWDLSTKEKLYTIDVGVVSLAFDPQGKYLAGAGLDDAVYVWDAETQTTVFVFGGHQQNINVVAFDPSGSYLLSGGDDGTVRAWDVLSGRQLVARAFDSPVQSLVFSPDGKYLFCGNGNTTCYQVEFKKFLEE
- a CDS encoding pyruvate kinase, which produces MTPKNADGERLVKAKIESVLKELVAIRTEMISESAGAQARLGTVHPTFRESARNLLHYLVLRRRDLRPLQAQLAAMGLSSLGRAESHVLAAVDAVLDVLHRLNGGSGPAPAGTGVDCDTGDRLLSEHAESLLGAAAPNRGVRIMVTMPGEAADDYELVHDLLQQGMECMRINCAHDGPAAWGRMIEHLRRAEQELGRSCRVFMDLAGPKLRTGPLEPGPAVVRIRPRRDVFGRVTARAGLADRGRGARPGARGGGRGPAGARGLVGPGPRRRAVGPHRRARARRIWTVVDVTEPGCWAEAAKTAYVVPGTVLTREHEVAADRTAAVGGLPAGESAISLHNGDALVLTRDLRPGRPATFDSAGRILTPAQIGCSIPEVFDDVKAGESIWFDDGKIGGVVESVEAARVLVRITRAPLRAVKLRADKGINLPESDLRLPALTAKDLEDLAFVARHADVVELSFANTVRDVEELQEHLARSGGRQPAIVLKVETRRGFQNLPHMLLTAMRAPCCGVMIARGDLAVECGFERLAEVQEEMLWICEAAHVPVIWATQVLESLAKDGMPSRAEITDAAMGDRAECVMLNKGPHVVRAVRVLDDILRRMQSHQSKKRAMLRELRLAHLRPPGPERADVP